From Clostridium sp. SY8519:
CCATTCCCCGGTGTTCGCGGGAAGCAGTCAGATCCTTCTTTTTCACAGACGCGGCATAGGTGGAATACTTACTTTCCGCGGCAGGGATCAGCTCGGTGCCGATCTCATGCTGCAGGCCTTCGATCGCATGGAAATAGTCTTTGTATTCCTCTGTAATATTCATGGCCACGACGATCAGCGGACGGATTTCCTTTTCTTTGATCATATGGTCTAACATGTATTTAAACGGCCGGGGAGACATGGGAGACCCCAGAAATGTCCGGTAACTGGCGCCGCGGCCATGGGCCAGGTAAAGAATATCGTAGCGTTTTTGGCTGGAGTAGCCTGCCGGCAGATATACCATGGCATGTTTGGTGACGGTGCGCTTTCCTTCGGAAATCATCCGGCTGCGGTAAGTCAGGACTTCCAGACGGCCGCCGTCTTTTACCGCTTGTTCATAGCCTTCCGGAACCGTGCGGATACCCGTCAGGGCGGAGGGTGAGGTATGCATGGAATCCCCGCTGTTTTCCTCCGGGCCGCTTGGCTTTGCTGCCGCGGAGGGGGCAGAAGAGACGGCTTTGGAAGAGGTACGGGCAGGTTCCCGGGTTGTGCCGCAGGCGCAGAGCATCAGTCCCAGAAGCGCGGCAGCCAGACAGGAAAAGATTCGTTTCATAAAAATAAAAAACTCCTTTTTGTAATGCTTTTTCGTATTTTAACATGTGTTTTTTGCACATGTAAGTCTTTTTTTGGTGACCATACGGAATTTTTTCCGCCTGATTTTCCGGTTTTTCCAATGAGAGCGGTGGGGACGGTTGAAAAAAAGTGGATGCATGATGTATAATTTCATTGACGAATCAGTAAACGAGGAGGGATCTGTATGGAAATTACAAAAACAGTGCAGGGAATTTCCATTACCTGCCAGGCAGTATTTGCGGGAGATGATCTGAATCTGACGATTTACGGGGGAGAGCGTCCCCATATTGGCTGTGTGGTTCTGAGCATCCCGCGGCCGAGCCTGACCGGAACAGGCACCGGCGTAACATCATCTGTGCTGAACCTCCCGGGACATAAAGAGGAGTCTGTGGCTCGGATGTTTGCCGAATATGCCGCGAAGAAATACGGACGGACGACTTGCTGCACCTGTGGAATTCACATGGATCAGGCAACGAAGGGACAGCTTAAGACCATTGAAGTGATCTGCGGAGATATCCTGAAAGAATTTGATCAGTGGCTTAAGGACAGCAAAGGAAAAGGAGTATAGAACATTGCTGATCACCAGAGAGACAGATTACGCGCTTCGTGTACTGCGCGTGCTAACAGACGGAGAGAGACATACGATGAAAGCGCTGTGCGAAACGGAGGAAATTCCTCAGCAGTTTGCCTACAAGATCATTCGGAAACTGGCAGACGCGGATATGATTTCCTGCACCAGAGGAGTCAACGGCGGCTGTCAGCTGAAAAATGACCTGGCAGAGTATACACTCTATGATCTGATCACAACGATTAACCCGGACCGCTACGTCAATGCGTGCATGGACCCCCATTACAGCTGCGACTGGCGGCAGAAGCATGACGGACACTGCGGACTGCACAACCGCCAGAAGGAAGTGCAGAATGAGATGGAGCATCTGCTTCGGGGGTACCGCCTGAGCGACATGATGCAGGAAGATATCCATGCCAGAGAATCCGGAAAATAATGCAGAAAGACCCGCGGCGGCGGTTTCGGCAGATGGTTCTGCCGAAACCGCTGCCCGCGGGTCCTTTTTTTGTACTCTGAAATATTCTTAGGAGGAAATCCCCGTCCGGTGGGGCAAGTCGTCCCTCCTGGCTTTTCATCCGCCTGGAAGAAATCCCCGGCCGGTGCGGGGTGCGTTCCTTATTCG
This genomic window contains:
- a CDS encoding alpha/beta hydrolase-fold protein, producing the protein MKRIFSCLAAALLGLMLCACGTTREPARTSSKAVSSAPSAAAKPSGPEENSGDSMHTSPSALTGIRTVPEGYEQAVKDGGRLEVLTYRSRMISEGKRTVTKHAMVYLPAGYSSQKRYDILYLAHGRGASYRTFLGSPMSPRPFKYMLDHMIKEKEIRPLIVVAMNITEEYKDYFHAIEGLQHEIGTELIPAAESKYSTYAASVKKKDLTASREHRGMAGFSMGGLETWQAFEAHLNYFKYFLPMSMPAYPSAAADLSQYQTAARHMAQAAERLEYSRKDYYIFAATGSEDFMYRATQSQVRYLKQETKQFRYTDRGFGKGNLMFHVWKGHYHRFSQSYPYLYNGLIRFFPAEKTSGSP
- a CDS encoding Rrf2 family transcriptional regulator, with the translated sequence MLITRETDYALRVLRVLTDGERHTMKALCETEEIPQQFAYKIIRKLADADMISCTRGVNGGCQLKNDLAEYTLYDLITTINPDRYVNACMDPHYSCDWRQKHDGHCGLHNRQKEVQNEMEHLLRGYRLSDMMQEDIHARESGK